In Campylobacter sp. VBCF_01 NA2, one DNA window encodes the following:
- a CDS encoding class I SAM-dependent methyltransferase, which produces MQNKIANTLFIPLIARIHASKNFKQYFYDETAMKFEDKIPQKFLKISSEYESLASAARYYETDIMIKDFIATHGVCNVVNLGCGLETLAFRFGKNGARFYSVDLAEVIEFRQNLLPQNDNETLISGNMFDMKWTEILDKSLPTIFVANGVFMYFTETKILNLIANLKANFKNSELIFDATTKFGIRCANFYVSRFGENMAKMEFCVQNGGEFASKCECEILSKTPFFATARKMLKNKTKLSTRLIMAFVDKFNLAFILRLNLRKK; this is translated from the coding sequence ATGCAAAATAAAATCGCAAATACGCTATTTATTCCATTAATCGCAAGAATTCATGCAAGTAAAAATTTCAAGCAGTATTTTTACGATGAGACGGCGATGAAATTTGAAGATAAAATCCCGCAAAAATTCCTAAAAATTTCGTCCGAATACGAGTCTTTGGCTTCTGCGGCAAGATACTATGAAACCGACATTATGATAAAGGATTTCATTGCCACGCATGGCGTTTGCAATGTCGTAAATTTGGGCTGTGGCTTGGAGACTTTGGCGTTTCGTTTCGGCAAAAATGGGGCTAGATTTTACAGCGTTGATTTGGCGGAAGTTATCGAATTTAGGCAAAATTTACTCCCACAAAATGATAATGAAACTCTGATTAGTGGCAATATGTTTGATATGAAATGGACAGAAATTTTAGATAAAAGCTTGCCTACGATTTTTGTCGCAAACGGCGTTTTTATGTATTTTACCGAGACAAAAATACTAAATTTAATCGCAAATTTAAAGGCAAATTTTAAAAATTCCGAGCTCATTTTTGACGCTACGACAAAATTTGGCATACGATGCGCGAATTTTTATGTAAGTAGATTTGGCGAAAATATGGCTAAAATGGAGTTTTGCGTGCAAAATGGGGGCGAATTTGCCAGTAAGTGCGAGTGTGAAATTTTAAGCAAAACGCCGTTTTTCGCCACTGCACGAAAAATGCTAAAAAATAAAACAAAACTCTCCACTCGCCTTATAATGGCGTTTGTGGATAAATTTAATTTGGCGTTTATTTTGAGATTAAATTTGCGAAAAAAATAA
- a CDS encoding ATP-binding protein, translated as MRLNTSSALKMVAWVPLLIIFVVASWYLYDAARLYKINENLKHKVDISAALYDFYEEFAKERGITAAYLGSGNNVGLGSVLKTQRAKTDKAWQDFLDYHAQTHEQDNALHQLFIEHSEAQSAAINQITNLIGRLPEIRKSIDNRDKVFVELFEEYYDKFDEQLTAFRDTINENLYSADVGTLSLTLANMYDTISGTAAVRDVSIEYIISGSPLPREEIDHWKEHAWQSEMPDLVIATHYAATGEDIGIKNELEEYFAKPENEQIAENAQNAMRTIETQLATGEYDIPFNEWFSIQSKKYAMLDEAVKMASNALQERVDIHSAQQLQTLIFAAAAFLLSLILVGFSIAVVRRINRNINDLGRVLGRVGELSNNNEQFDINTADGIDKAYSLIEDAIDFIALQKAEAEDANKAKSIFLANMSHEIRTPLNGIIGFTELLKNTDLDEEKRDYVDTIEKSSENLLTIINNILDVSKIESNKVEIEDILFNPIQDFESAVEIYAAKAAEKNIDILLYIDPTLVHHLYGDITKIKEVLINLMSNAVKFTPEQGSIAVNIVREEEKNPGEAIVTFSVEDTGIGISEDKLANVFNAFSQADSTITRKYGGTGLGLTISSKYVAMMGGKLQVKSTVGKGTKFFFTLPLKETQKSDAEEMFAHISGLNFALLADPNDVMYSDVVKRYVNNLGAKISVFNSSAQLRSAQNNNSFDALITRFKNYGDVSNTTILPTILTLKPKELQSISITNPRIFTLSEPVNLSKLGKTIDKILKSGSLKARPAAAAAAAPVVEEPSLSAIADESPIIPDITLDESPIIEESPVVETPIVAEEMIMDEAPLAVEEPKIEEPKIEEPKPSSSSADELRAILQNRHRGTASEASFVSTPEPAISEPVVEPSVSIEPEIPEIRTDISDITLDIPETPNVEVEIPEITIEEPVVAPVVEPESQEIEISDIEAQISEPEVAIQTPEIKVEAPSVEVSAPVVEPVVEPEPVVEPVAAVVEPVVEQAVEPVVEKVVEPVIETVAPAAVATTQRVIEEIIEVPVTIYEEVQQEETIMVEEEVEVEEEVEVPAEHNPNDDNVPMVNRKYAAKILIAEDNEINQKLMKHTLNSFEMDLTIVENGLLALEARKSGEEYDLIFMDISMPVMDGIEATKQIKQYEADNNLRHIPIVAVTANALKGDREKFMAAGLDEYCTKPIKKDILANMLNDFIGDKRSDAAPAGGTVKQIVKKLVKRQVPKTILKTVKVPKTIMKQVPKKTIINEPVAQAVKAKDVLICKANVMESKIFASILKHQYKDVDMAANFEQLISMATNDSYKLVLIDKKLAGIDFAALENLHQKAPNTNLVLFSNDNDENPAFSEVVTYNITKSGLEKLAQKYI; from the coding sequence ATGAGACTAAATACTTCTAGCGCTCTTAAAATGGTTGCGTGGGTTCCACTTTTAATCATTTTTGTCGTTGCGTCTTGGTATTTGTATGATGCTGCGAGGTTGTATAAAATCAACGAAAACCTCAAGCATAAAGTCGATATCTCAGCTGCTTTGTATGACTTCTACGAGGAGTTTGCCAAAGAGCGTGGTATCACAGCGGCGTATCTAGGTAGCGGTAACAATGTCGGTCTTGGCTCTGTTCTTAAAACACAACGCGCCAAAACTGATAAAGCATGGCAAGATTTCCTTGACTATCACGCTCAAACACACGAACAAGACAATGCTCTTCACCAACTTTTCATCGAGCACTCAGAGGCACAATCTGCTGCGATTAATCAAATTACAAATTTGATTGGCAGACTTCCTGAGATTAGAAAGAGCATTGATAATCGTGACAAAGTGTTCGTTGAGTTATTCGAGGAATATTATGATAAGTTTGACGAGCAATTGACTGCCTTCCGTGATACTATCAACGAAAACTTGTATTCAGCCGATGTTGGTACTCTATCGCTTACTCTTGCAAACATGTATGACACGATCTCTGGAACAGCTGCGGTTCGCGATGTCAGTATCGAATACATCATCTCAGGTAGCCCACTTCCTAGGGAAGAGATTGATCACTGGAAAGAGCACGCATGGCAATCAGAAATGCCTGACCTAGTCATCGCTACTCACTATGCTGCTACTGGTGAAGATATCGGTATTAAAAACGAGCTAGAAGAGTATTTCGCTAAACCTGAAAATGAGCAAATCGCCGAAAATGCACAAAATGCAATGAGAACGATTGAAACTCAATTAGCAACTGGCGAGTATGATATTCCATTTAACGAGTGGTTTAGTATCCAATCTAAAAAATATGCAATGCTAGATGAAGCTGTTAAAATGGCTTCTAACGCACTACAAGAGCGTGTTGATATTCACTCAGCGCAACAACTTCAAACATTGATTTTCGCTGCCGCTGCGTTCTTGCTATCACTTATCCTAGTTGGTTTCTCAATCGCCGTCGTTAGACGCATTAACAGAAACATCAACGACCTTGGAAGGGTTCTTGGTAGAGTTGGTGAGCTTTCTAACAACAACGAGCAATTCGATATCAACACAGCTGACGGTATCGACAAAGCCTACTCACTTATCGAGGACGCGATCGACTTCATTGCCTTGCAAAAAGCAGAAGCTGAGGATGCCAACAAAGCGAAATCTATCTTCCTTGCGAATATGTCACACGAGATTAGAACTCCGCTTAATGGTATTATCGGATTTACAGAGTTGCTCAAAAACACAGATTTGGACGAAGAAAAACGCGATTATGTCGATACAATCGAAAAATCATCTGAAAACCTTCTAACCATCATTAATAACATTCTTGATGTTTCTAAAATCGAAAGCAATAAAGTTGAGATTGAGGATATTTTATTCAACCCAATTCAAGATTTCGAGAGTGCTGTTGAGATCTACGCTGCAAAAGCTGCCGAGAAAAACATCGATATCTTGCTTTACATTGACCCTACGCTGGTTCATCACCTATACGGCGATATTACTAAGATTAAAGAAGTTCTTATCAACCTTATGTCAAATGCCGTTAAATTTACACCAGAGCAAGGTAGCATTGCTGTCAATATCGTCAGAGAAGAAGAGAAAAACCCTGGCGAAGCTATCGTAACATTTAGCGTCGAAGATACAGGTATCGGTATCTCTGAGGATAAACTAGCAAATGTATTTAACGCCTTCTCACAAGCTGATTCTACAATCACTAGAAAATACGGCGGAACCGGTCTTGGTCTAACCATTTCATCTAAATATGTTGCGATGATGGGTGGTAAGTTACAAGTTAAATCAACAGTTGGTAAAGGAACGAAATTCTTCTTTACTCTACCACTTAAAGAGACTCAAAAATCAGACGCAGAAGAGATGTTTGCTCACATCAGCGGCTTAAATTTCGCACTTCTAGCAGATCCTAACGATGTAATGTATAGCGATGTCGTTAAGAGATATGTAAATAATCTAGGTGCAAAAATTTCAGTCTTTAATTCAAGCGCACAACTTCGCTCTGCACAAAACAACAACTCTTTTGACGCGTTGATTACTAGATTTAAAAACTATGGCGATGTAAGCAATACTACGATTTTACCTACAATCCTAACTCTAAAACCAAAAGAGTTACAAAGTATTAGCATTACAAACCCTAGAATTTTCACTCTATCTGAGCCAGTGAACTTATCAAAACTAGGCAAAACAATAGATAAAATTCTAAAATCTGGTTCATTAAAAGCTAGACCAGCGGCAGCAGCAGCGGCAGCGCCAGTAGTAGAAGAGCCTAGCCTATCTGCTATCGCTGATGAATCACCAATTATCCCAGATATCACTCTTGATGAATCGCCAATCATCGAGGAAAGCCCTGTCGTAGAAACTCCGATAGTTGCAGAAGAGATGATTATGGATGAGGCTCCACTAGCCGTAGAAGAGCCAAAAATAGAAGAACCAAAAATAGAAGAGCCAAAACCATCTAGCTCATCAGCAGATGAATTGCGTGCTATTTTACAAAACAGACACAGAGGCACAGCTAGCGAAGCAAGCTTCGTATCTACACCAGAGCCTGCAATCTCAGAGCCAGTTGTAGAACCTAGCGTAAGCATCGAGCCTGAAATCCCAGAGATTAGAACTGATATTTCTGATATCACTCTTGATATCCCTGAAACACCAAATGTCGAGGTAGAAATTCCTGAGATTACAATTGAAGAGCCAGTTGTGGCACCAGTTGTAGAACCAGAAAGCCAAGAGATTGAAATTTCAGATATCGAAGCTCAAATCAGCGAGCCAGAAGTAGCAATTCAAACTCCTGAGATCAAAGTAGAAGCTCCAAGCGTAGAAGTTAGCGCTCCTGTGGTAGAACCGGTAGTAGAGCCTGAGCCAGTAGTCGAGCCAGTTGCTGCGGTTGTAGAACCAGTAGTAGAACAAGCAGTTGAGCCAGTCGTAGAAAAAGTAGTCGAGCCAGTGATAGAAACAGTCGCTCCTGCCGCAGTAGCTACTACACAAAGAGTAATCGAAGAAATCATCGAAGTTCCTGTTACAATCTATGAGGAAGTTCAACAAGAAGAGACAATTATGGTTGAAGAGGAAGTTGAAGTCGAAGAGGAAGTTGAAGTTCCTGCTGAGCACAATCCAAACGATGACAATGTTCCTATGGTTAATCGCAAATACGCTGCTAAAATTCTAATCGCAGAGGATAATGAAATTAACCAAAAACTTATGAAGCACACATTAAACAGCTTCGAAATGGATTTAACGATCGTAGAAAACGGCTTGCTAGCACTAGAAGCTAGAAAATCAGGCGAAGAGTATGATTTGATTTTTATGGATATTTCAATGCCTGTAATGGACGGTATCGAAGCAACAAAACAAATCAAACAATACGAAGCAGATAACAACCTACGCCATATCCCAATCGTAGCTGTTACAGCTAACGCGCTAAAAGGCGATAGAGAGAAATTTATGGCAGCTGGCTTAGATGAGTATTGTACAAAACCGATCAAAAAAGACATTTTGGCTAATATGCTTAATGACTTTATTGGTGACAAACGCTCTGACGCGGCTCCTGCTGGTGGCACAGTCAAACAAATAGTCAAAAAACTTGTAAAACGCCAAGTTCCAAAAACTATTCTAAAAACCGTGAAAGTGCCTAAAACGATAATGAAACAAGTTCCTAAGAAAACTATCATTAATGAGCCAGTAGCACAAGCTGTGAAAGCAAAAGATGTCTTGATTTGTAAAGCAAATGTCATGGAAAGCAAAATTTTCGCAAGCATTTTGAAACACCAATACAAAGATGTTGATATGGCTGCAAATTTTGAGCAACTAATTTCTATGGCAACTAACGATAGCTACAAATTGGTATTGATAGATAAAAAACTAGCTGGTATCGATTTCGCTGCCCTAGAAAATCTACACCAAAAAGCGCCAAATACAAATCTAGTATTGTTCTCTAACGACAACGACGAGAACCCTGCATTTAGCGAAGTTGTTACTTACAACATCACTAAATCTGGCCTAGAAAAACTTGCGCAAAAATATATATAA
- a CDS encoding ABC transporter ATP-binding protein — protein sequence MSEFAIDVSELRKSFGGKEVIKNISLQVPRGKIYGFLGPNGSGKTTTIRLICGLLTPDSAKGQVLGYDVLTQSDKIREKVGYMTQKFSFWEDLTIRENLEFVAQIYQIPNSKTIIDETLANLGLMDRQNQLSRGLSGGWKQRLALSALHTAQA from the coding sequence CGAATTTGCAATCGATGTTAGCGAGCTAAGAAAAAGTTTCGGCGGCAAAGAGGTCATAAAAAATATCTCGCTTCAAGTCCCGCGTGGCAAAATTTACGGATTTTTAGGCCCCAACGGCAGCGGCAAAACCACGACAATCAGGCTAATTTGCGGACTTTTGACCCCAGATAGCGCAAAAGGTCAGGTTTTAGGATACGATGTTTTGACCCAAAGCGATAAAATCCGCGAAAAAGTCGGCTATATGACCCAAAAATTCAGCTTTTGGGAAGATTTGACGATAAGGGAAAATTTAGAATTCGTAGCCCAAATTTATCAAATTCCAAATTCGAAAACAATCATCGACGAAACACTCGCAAACTTAGGCCTTATGGATAGACAAAATCAGCTAAGCAGGGGACTTTCTGGTGGTTGGAAACAAAGACTTGCGCTTAGTGCTTTGCATACTGCACAAGCCTGA
- the uvrC gene encoding excinuclease ABC subunit UvrC translates to MLIDEIKSLPANPGIYQYFGADGKLLYVGKAKVLKNRVKSYFSFTPALAPSPRLGARIAKMISEAVHLEYIITPSESDALILENSFIKQLKPKYNILLRDDKTYPYIYINLNDEFPRFEITRKVIKGANIRYFGPYFHGAKEILETLYMKFPLVQKKNCIKDKKACLFAQIGRCKAPCEGKISSGEYKKIVEEALNSLKNPQKMVPYLSSLMLKFAENENFEEAASMRDKIEILKQMNIKVEVDLAKLDDFEVFAIAGEANLICAVHFSVREGKISASNYHISHLKNANDDDAKNGYKQLILSAFPGGSPVACSKIYCYAEFDDKALVSEILASRHGRNFSIIVPKIGEKRKICEIAYQNCQINIKKYLKTHDYGFLAELKDYFGLQNLPVNIEIFDNSHMFGSAPVGAMVCYKEGEFFKENYRHKHLSSNNDYDQMKEYLTSRALKFDELGAPDLWVIDGGEVLLNLACDIISSVGANVDVIAISKEKLGAKAHRAKGSAKDKICTNSGIFALQPNDKKLQFFQKLRDEAHRFVISFHQKTKRKNDLNSSKLLNLGLTQGKIKKLLDFYGSFENIYLANFDEIKSLIGQNFAEKLFKFRP, encoded by the coding sequence TTGCTAATCGACGAAATCAAATCCCTGCCCGCTAATCCCGGCATTTATCAGTATTTCGGCGCAGACGGGAAATTGCTCTATGTGGGCAAAGCAAAGGTGCTAAAAAACCGCGTCAAAAGCTATTTTAGCTTCACTCCCGCGCTCGCTCCAAGCCCGCGCCTTGGCGCTCGAATCGCCAAAATGATAAGCGAAGCTGTGCATTTAGAATACATCATCACCCCAAGCGAGAGCGACGCGCTGATTTTGGAAAATTCCTTTATCAAACAGCTCAAACCCAAGTATAATATTCTTTTGCGCGACGATAAAACATACCCTTATATCTATATAAATTTAAACGACGAATTTCCGCGCTTTGAAATCACGCGCAAGGTGATAAAAGGGGCGAATATTCGGTATTTTGGTCCGTATTTTCACGGCGCGAAGGAAATTTTAGAGACGCTTTATATGAAATTTCCGCTCGTGCAGAAAAAAAACTGTATCAAAGATAAAAAAGCCTGCCTATTTGCGCAGATTGGTCGCTGCAAAGCCCCGTGCGAGGGCAAAATTTCAAGTGGCGAATATAAAAAAATAGTCGAAGAGGCGTTAAATTCGCTCAAAAATCCGCAAAAAATGGTGCCATATCTAAGCTCGCTAATGCTTAAATTTGCCGAAAATGAAAATTTCGAAGAAGCTGCCAGTATGCGCGATAAAATCGAAATTTTAAAGCAAATGAATATCAAAGTCGAGGTGGATTTAGCAAAGTTAGATGATTTTGAAGTATTTGCGATTGCTGGGGAGGCAAATTTGATTTGTGCTGTGCATTTTAGCGTGAGAGAGGGCAAAATTTCAGCCTCGAACTATCACATTTCTCACCTAAAAAACGCAAACGATGATGACGCGAAAAACGGCTATAAACAGCTCATTTTAAGCGCGTTTCCAGGGGGTTCGCCAGTAGCGTGCTCTAAAATTTATTGCTACGCCGAATTTGACGACAAGGCGCTTGTGAGCGAAATTTTAGCCAGCAGGCATGGCAGAAATTTTAGCATTATCGTCCCAAAAATCGGCGAAAAACGCAAAATTTGCGAAATCGCCTACCAAAACTGCCAAATAAACATAAAAAAATATCTCAAAACACATGATTATGGATTTTTAGCGGAATTGAAAGATTATTTTGGTTTGCAAAATTTGCCTGTAAATATTGAAATTTTTGATAACTCGCACATGTTTGGAAGTGCGCCAGTAGGGGCAATGGTCTGCTATAAAGAGGGCGAGTTTTTCAAAGAAAATTATCGCCACAAACACCTAAGCTCAAACAACGACTACGACCAAATGAAGGAATATCTCACCTCGCGTGCGCTTAAATTTGACGAGCTTGGCGCGCCTGATTTGTGGGTGATTGATGGCGGCGAAGTTTTGTTAAATTTAGCTTGCGACATTATTTCTAGCGTTGGAGCAAATGTCGATGTAATCGCGATTTCAAAGGAAAAATTGGGCGCCAAAGCTCACCGCGCCAAGGGATCGGCAAAGGATAAAATTTGCACAAATAGTGGAATTTTTGCACTCCAACCAAACGATAAAAAATTACAATTTTTCCAAAAATTAAGGGACGAGGCACACAGATTTGTGATCTCATTTCATCAAAAAACAAAACGCAAAAATGACTTAAATAGCTCAAAGCTCCTAAATTTGGGGCTTACGCAAGGCAAAATCAAAAAACTTTTGGATTTTTACGGAAGTTTTGAAAATATATATTTGGCAAATTTTGATGAAATAAAAAGCTTAATCGGACAAAATTTTGCTGAAAAATTGTTCAAATTCCGCCCATAA
- the guaA gene encoding glutamine-hydrolyzing GMP synthase, whose product MQTADILVLDFGSQYTQLIARRLREQGVYTELIPFDASIEQIMAKNPKGLILSGGPASVYAKDAYFCDEKIFDLGLPILGICYGMQLIAQHFGASVVPAAKKEFGKASLKLLRSNKLFNGVSDNSTVWMSHSDKVASLPEDFEVLACSDESEWCVFGNDAKKIYALQFHPEVQHSEFGNQILKNFAKEICGLSSTWNMGSFAKEQIAKIKAKVGNDKVLCAVSGGVDSSVVAALLAHAVPENLIVVFVDNGLLRTNEARQVEEMFKLKLGVNLISVDASELFLSRLKGVTEPEKKRKIIGETFIEVFDKEAKKFENVKYLAQGTLYTDVIESSPSGASKTIKSHHNVGGLPEWMKFELIEPLREIFKDEVRQLGLELGLSRDVVFRHPFPGPGLAIRIMGEVNTPNLELLRKADVILREELKSSGWYDKTWQAFCVLLNVRSVGVMGDNRTYENAVCIRVVDASDGMTASFSRLPYDLLENCSRRIINEVEGINRVVYDISSKPPATIEWE is encoded by the coding sequence ATGCAAACAGCTGACATTTTAGTTTTGGATTTTGGTTCGCAATACACGCAACTTATCGCGCGTAGGCTTCGCGAACAAGGTGTTTATACAGAACTCATACCATTTGACGCCTCAATCGAGCAGATTATGGCGAAAAACCCAAAAGGCTTGATTTTAAGCGGTGGGCCAGCGAGCGTGTATGCAAAGGACGCTTATTTTTGTGATGAGAAAATTTTTGATTTAGGCTTGCCGATACTTGGGATTTGCTATGGTATGCAGCTAATCGCGCAACATTTCGGTGCCTCTGTCGTGCCAGCAGCGAAAAAAGAATTTGGCAAAGCAAGCCTAAAACTACTTCGTTCAAACAAGCTTTTTAACGGCGTGAGCGATAACTCGACCGTGTGGATGAGCCACTCGGACAAGGTCGCTAGCCTGCCAGAGGATTTCGAGGTTTTGGCGTGTTCGGACGAGAGCGAGTGGTGCGTGTTTGGCAATGACGCGAAGAAAATTTACGCATTGCAATTCCACCCAGAGGTGCAACACTCAGAATTTGGCAATCAAATTTTAAAGAATTTTGCAAAAGAGATTTGCGGGTTAAGTAGCACTTGGAATATGGGAAGTTTCGCAAAAGAGCAAATCGCAAAAATCAAAGCAAAAGTAGGCAATGATAAAGTCCTTTGTGCGGTAAGCGGCGGCGTAGATAGCTCCGTGGTGGCAGCTCTCCTTGCCCACGCAGTGCCAGAGAATCTAATCGTAGTTTTTGTAGATAACGGACTACTTCGCACAAACGAAGCAAGGCAAGTCGAAGAGATGTTTAAGCTCAAACTTGGCGTAAATTTAATCAGCGTCGATGCGAGTGAGCTGTTTTTAAGCCGCTTAAAAGGCGTAACTGAGCCAGAGAAAAAACGCAAAATCATCGGCGAGACTTTTATCGAAGTTTTTGATAAGGAAGCTAAAAAATTTGAAAATGTAAAATACCTAGCACAAGGCACACTTTATACCGATGTGATCGAAAGCTCTCCAAGCGGGGCAAGTAAAACGATAAAAAGCCATCACAATGTAGGCGGACTGCCTGAGTGGATGAAATTTGAGCTAATCGAGCCATTGCGTGAAATTTTCAAAGACGAAGTGCGCCAGCTAGGGCTCGAACTAGGACTTTCGCGAGATGTCGTATTCCGCCACCCTTTCCCGGGACCGGGCCTTGCGATTCGCATTATGGGCGAAGTAAATACGCCAAATTTAGAGCTACTTCGCAAAGCCGATGTGATTTTAAGAGAAGAGCTAAAATCGAGCGGTTGGTATGATAAAACTTGGCAGGCATTTTGCGTGTTATTAAATGTCAGAAGTGTCGGCGTCATGGGCGATAACCGCACTTATGAAAATGCAGTTTGTATCCGCGTAGTCGATGCGAGCGACGGCATGACGGCTAGTTTTTCGCGTCTTCCTTATGACCTGCTAGAAAACTGCTCACGTCGCATTATAAACGAAGTAGAAGGCATAAATAGAGTAGTTTATGATATTTCGTCCAAACCACCTGCAACTATCGAGTGGGAGTAA
- a CDS encoding response regulator, giving the protein MKELKVLMIDDDLINLKLLEVMIKKYGKFTTILQAKNGLDGLAVLEAEPVDLVLLDIVMPVMNGLEFLDNLHSREHIAHIPVIVLTTDETAKREALNKGAYDFMTKPIDYSDLQRKLDDVMNIIGD; this is encoded by the coding sequence ATGAAAGAATTAAAAGTTTTGATGATTGATGATGACCTTATAAATTTGAAACTATTAGAAGTTATGATAAAAAAATATGGTAAATTTACCACAATCCTCCAAGCCAAAAACGGCTTGGACGGATTGGCCGTATTAGAGGCAGAGCCAGTGGATTTAGTCCTACTTGACATTGTTATGCCTGTAATGAACGGCTTAGAATTTTTAGATAACTTGCATTCTAGGGAGCATATCGCACATATTCCTGTAATAGTTTTAACCACAGATGAAACTGCAAAAAGAGAGGCTTTAAATAAAGGCGCGTATGACTTTATGACTAAGCCAATCGATTATTCAGATTTACAACGCAAGCTAGATGATGTTATGAACATAATCGGTGATTAA
- a CDS encoding AAA family ATPase, giving the protein MVGNKDLRLVLCILHKPEILLLDEPTAGVDPKARREFWDELGRLKDEGITTLVSTHYMDEAERCDELVYIANGKIVVKGTPKSVARQTGLFSFILGGINLANLAQILQNMDEITTTAMFGESLRICGEDEQRLEKILQTYKFKHELSWQKSEVLLEDAFVYYLKKALK; this is encoded by the coding sequence GTGGTTGGAAACAAAGACTTGCGCTTAGTGCTTTGCATACTGCACAAGCCTGAAATTTTGCTGCTTGATGAGCCCACGGCAGGCGTCGATCCAAAGGCTAGGCGCGAGTTTTGGGACGAGCTTGGCAGGCTCAAGGACGAGGGAATTACCACGCTTGTGAGCACGCACTATATGGACGAGGCTGAGCGTTGCGATGAGTTGGTCTATATCGCAAATGGCAAAATCGTCGTCAAAGGCACTCCAAAAAGCGTCGCTAGGCAAACTGGGCTTTTTTCGTTTATACTTGGCGGAATAAATTTGGCAAATTTGGCGCAAATTTTGCAAAACATGGACGAAATCACCACAACAGCGATGTTTGGAGAGAGTTTGCGAATTTGTGGCGAAGATGAGCAAAGGCTAGAAAAAATCCTGCAAACCTATAAATTTAAGCACGAACTTTCGTGGCAAAAAAGCGAGGTTTTGCTAGAAGATGCCTTCGTGTATTACCTAAAAAAGGCGCTTAAATGA
- a CDS encoding ABC transporter permease, which produces MRLARIKALVKKELIQLRRDKTTFGMVVAIPIIWLLMFGYAINMDPKNLPMALNCRDNSPLSRSIVSGLENSGYFRIVAEISDDKTGEKLLKQGKVLFVLNIGENFTKGIIRAENPKILLQADASDPVAVSSAISAISGVSQSVINKEFKGNLAHLRTKNPPFEILLHRNFNPEGFTRYNIIPGLIGMVLIFTGVMMTALSLTRERELGTMENLLSMPVTPLEVMIGKITPFVFIGIVQTSLIIIMAKFLFEVPILGSLALLFFCSFIFIVCNLALGFLISTIAKNQTQALQMSVFVMLPSMLLSGFMFPFLGMPSWAQFLGQCFPLTYFLRICRAIMLKNAQFVDVLPNLAPLCLIVLVITALTLKAYKNTLD; this is translated from the coding sequence ATGAGGCTAGCGCGCATAAAAGCCCTCGTCAAAAAAGAGCTAATCCAGCTAAGGCGCGATAAAACCACATTTGGCATGGTCGTGGCGATCCCGATAATTTGGCTTTTGATGTTTGGTTACGCCATAAATATGGACCCCAAAAACCTGCCCATGGCGCTTAATTGCAGGGACAATTCGCCGCTTAGCAGAAGCATTGTAAGTGGGCTTGAAAATTCTGGCTATTTTAGGATAGTCGCCGAAATCTCAGATGACAAAACCGGCGAAAAGCTCCTAAAACAGGGAAAAGTTTTGTTCGTGCTAAATATAGGCGAAAATTTTACCAAGGGTATAATCCGCGCTGAAAATCCTAAAATTTTGCTTCAAGCAGACGCTAGCGATCCAGTGGCTGTATCGTCGGCTATAAGCGCGATTTCTGGGGTCAGCCAAAGCGTGATAAATAAAGAATTTAAAGGAAATCTGGCTCATCTGCGCACCAAAAATCCGCCATTTGAAATTCTGCTTCACCGAAATTTCAACCCAGAGGGATTTACGAGATACAACATAATCCCTGGGCTAATCGGCATGGTTTTGATTTTTACCGGCGTTATGATGACGGCACTATCGCTGACAAGGGAGCGCGAGCTAGGCACGATGGAAAATCTGCTCTCCATGCCAGTAACCCCGCTCGAAGTGATGATTGGCAAAATCACGCCGTTTGTTTTCATCGGCATTGTGCAAACCTCTCTCATAATCATAATGGCGAAATTTCTCTTTGAAGTGCCTATTTTAGGCTCTTTGGCACTGCTTTTTTTCTGTTCGTTTATTTTCATTGTTTGCAATTTGGCATTAGGATTTTTGATATCGACAATCGCCAAAAACCAGACCCAAGCCCTGCAAATGTCGGTTTTCGTAATGCTTCCATCAATGCTATTAAGCGGGTTTATGTTCCCATTTTTAGGCATGCCAAGCTGGGCGCAGTTTTTGGGACAGTGTTTCCCGCTGACATATTTTTTGCGAATTTGTCGCGCGATAATGCTAAAAAACGCGCAATTTGTCGATGTTTTGCCAAACCTTGCCCCACTTTGCCTAATCGTGCTTGTAATCACCGCCCTGACGCTAAAAGCCTACAAAAACACATTGGACTGA